GTCGACGAGCCGCTGGTCGCCTCCGAGCAGCGGATCGCCGACGCCTTCGCCGAGTTGCGGCTCATCCCGCACAAGGTCGACTTCGGTCGCTTCGTGGACCGGCGGTACAACGGCGGCCTGCCGCCGTCGACGACCCCGGCGAAGGACTAAAGGCGCAAGACCGCCGGGAAGATCCGTGGGCCTGTCCGTGTTGGGGACAGGCGTGAACGCAGCACGCGAGGCCGAGGTCGTCGTCATCGGCGCGGGCCAGGCAGGCCTGTCCGCCGCCTATCACCTGCGGCGGACCGGTTTCGCGCCGGACCGCGACTTCGTGGTCCTCGACCACTCCCCCGGGCCGGGCGGTGCCTGGCAGTTCCGGTGGCCCTCGCTGACGTTCGGCAAGGTGCACGGGATGCACGCGCTGCCCGGCATGGAGCTGACGGACGCCGACCCGGCGCGCCCCTCCTCCGAGGTGGTCGGGGAGTACTTCGACCGCTACGAGCGCGCCTTCGGCCTGCGGGTACGGCGTCCCGTCGACGTCCGCGCGGTGCGCGAGGGCACCGGAGGGCGACTGCTCGTCCAGACACCGGACGGCACCTGGGCGACACGGGCGCTGATCAACGCGACCGGCACCTGGGACCGGCCGTTCTGGCCGCGCTATCCCGGCCAGGAGACCTTCCGGGGGCGGCAGTTGCACACCGCTCAGTACGCCGGCCCCGAGGAGTTCGCCGGCCGGCGGGTCGTGGTGGTCGGCGGTGGCGCCTCGGGCACCCAGCATCTGCTGGAGCTCGCCCCGTACGCCGCCGCGACCACCTGGGTCACCCGGCGGCCCCCGGTCTTCCGCGAGGGGCCGTTCGACGAGGACGCGGGCCGCGCGGCCGTCGCTCTGGTGGAGGAGAGGGTGCGCCAGGGGCTGCCGCCGCGCAGTGTGGTCTCGGTCACCGGGCTGCCCCTGAACGACGCGATCCGGCAGGGTCTGGCGGACGGGGTCCTGGACCGGCGGCCGATGTTCGACCGGATCGTGCCGGACGGCGTGGAGTGGCGGGACGGCCACAAGGTGGCGGCCGACGTGATCCTGTGGGCGACCGGTTTCCGCGCCGCGCTCGACCATCTCGCGCCGCTCGGGCTGCGCGAGCCGGGTGGCGGCATCCGGCTGGAGGGCACCCGCGCGGTCGCCGATCCGCGAGTCCATCTCCTGGGCTACGGCCCTTCCGCCAGCACCATCGGGGCCAACCGGGCCGGGCGTGCGGCCGTCCGCGACATCCGGCGGCTGCTCGCCGGGGAGCCCCTCGCCGCGTGACGTCCCGCCGCTCAGCCGCCCGAGGGCGGCGCGGGGACCGCGGAGGACGAGGACCAGGGCACGC
This sequence is a window from Streptomyces rubradiris. Protein-coding genes within it:
- a CDS encoding NAD(P)-binding domain-containing protein — protein: MNAAREAEVVVIGAGQAGLSAAYHLRRTGFAPDRDFVVLDHSPGPGGAWQFRWPSLTFGKVHGMHALPGMELTDADPARPSSEVVGEYFDRYERAFGLRVRRPVDVRAVREGTGGRLLVQTPDGTWATRALINATGTWDRPFWPRYPGQETFRGRQLHTAQYAGPEEFAGRRVVVVGGGASGTQHLLELAPYAAATTWVTRRPPVFREGPFDEDAGRAAVALVEERVRQGLPPRSVVSVTGLPLNDAIRQGLADGVLDRRPMFDRIVPDGVEWRDGHKVAADVILWATGFRAALDHLAPLGLREPGGGIRLEGTRAVADPRVHLLGYGPSASTIGANRAGRAAVRDIRRLLAGEPLAA